The following is a genomic window from Capnocytophaga stomatis.
CGCACCTCTAAACATTGGTATTACATAACGCTCACAATCAAGCTCTAACACAGAAACTTCCCCACTACCTATCCCCGCCATTGCATCCAACGGAATAAGCGGAATCCCCTCATTAAGACTCTCTGTATAGGTAGCAACAGGTAAGTTTTGCTCACTTTTAAGCATCTCACCCTTGCCTGTAAGCAACCATTCGTAATTTATTTCGAAAGCATTTGTAATTTTCTCTAAAAAACCGAATTTAGGTTCGGTTCCCGATATATAATTACGAACATTGGCTTCATTTACTCCGACTTTTTTAGCAAAATCACTATTATTTCCATTAGAAAAATGAGAAACAAGCTCATTGATTCTAAAATTTATACTACTCATAATCAATCAGTTTTAAAAATATTCGAAAAATAATTCGAATTTTATTTTGTTATTTCGAAATTTGTCGCGAATTTTGTCCCGTGAAACAATACAAACAGGACGATGTGCAAAGGTAAGAATAAAAAATACAAGTACAATCAAAGTATTATAAATGAATTGTCTAAAAGTTACGGCGTTACGGTTGATTTTGTCCGCAAGGCGTTGGCAGGCGACCGAGTAAGTAATACAGCCGAAGATATTAAAAAAGACTATTACAAAGCCGAAAAGGCTGTAAATGAAGTAACAAAAGTAGTATTAAATAACGTTATAAATCAATAAATTATGACAGAATTAATAACAATCACAGAGCAAAACGGACAAAGAGCCGTAAACGCAAGAGAATTGCATCAATTCCTTGAAGTTGGTAGAGATTTTTCCAACTGGATTAAAGACAGAATAGAGGATTATGGATTTGTTGAAAATCAAGATTTTGTGGTTTTCGCCAAATCTGGCGAAAACTCAAACGGCGGACGACCATTAAAAGAATACGCCATTAGTATAGATATGGCAAAGGAGCTAAGTATGGTGGAGCGAAACGAAAAAGGCAAGTTGGCAAGGCTTTATTTTATCGAAATGGAGAAAAAAGCAAAAGAGCCACAGCCCAAACTTCTGCCCAGTGGCAAACGCAATCAGCAACAGATAGAGCTCATAGAACTCATCCGTGCCAACCTGTTGCGTGGCGATGTGGTAGCCGGTAAACTTCTACAATGTTTTAAAGTCGGATTTTGAAGCTCTTAAAGCGTTGGTTAATAAAACAATAGTAAGTCGTGAGGCATATAAATCGGCATTGGTAATCTATCATTCGCCTTTTTTGTTTTCGCCCGTGAAAAGAGCGTGGGCGTTTTGGTATGCGACCAATGCGGGTTTTTCCAATCAGATTGTAAACTGTCGTTTCGACCGCACGGGAAAGAACGAAAGAGGATTGATTAACAAAGTGTTGCAATTTTCAGAGGATTATACCGAACGTTTGAAACACGTTCAAATTGAGAATAATGATGCCTGTGCAGTGATTTCTTCACACGACAGCGAAAAAACGTTTATCTATTGTGATCCGCCTTACGTGGGTGCGAACCAAGGGCATTATGGCGGTTATACGCAGGAATATTTTAACGACTTACTTAACGCATTATCAAAGGCTAAGGGCAAGTTTTTGTTAAGTTCGTATCAGAATAACGAGTTATTGAAGTGCGTAAAGGAGTTTGGCTGGTGTCAAAAGGAAATCACCTTGCATTTGGGAAGTAGTAAAACCGCTGGTAAAAAGCGTATTGAAGTGTTGACAGCGAATTATGAGTTGTAACAAAAAACACGGCAATTGAGCCGTGTTTTTACGTTTTTTGAATATCTTTGCGGTGTATAAAAAATCCTCAAAAAATGTACATTTCATTTTGAAAATTGGGACATTTCATTTTGCGGATTATAAAAATAAAACATTTGATTAACAATTTTAAAAGTAAAAAATAAACATTCTTCAAAGCAGAAATAGAAAATAGAAAAATATTTGCCAACCGATAATATTTTTTCCAGCAAAAGCGATTCATCTCCTGATTTTTCGATATTATTTCGCTTGAAATGTGAGATTTATTATTTTATTTTCATATATTCGCAAACTTAATCAGTTTCTTCAAAAATTTGAGGATTTACGTTTATTTTTTCAAATCAATAAAATATGTTAACAAACAAGGATTTCAAAAAATATGACCTTATTGTAGGTTGGGTTACTTTTTTCATCGCTTTAGTAACTTACGGATTAACCGTAGAACCAACCGTAAGCTTCTGGGATTGTGGAGAGTACATTTCCACCGCAGCAAAATTGGAAGTAGGACATCCGCCGGGAGCACCGTTTTTCCAGATGATGGGAGCTTTTTTCGCTTTTTTTGCTCCTGAGGCTGAAAAAGTAGCTTTATTTGTGAATTATATGTCCGTATTTTCGAGTGCATTCACGATTCTGTTTCTGTACTTTATCATTACAAATCTCACTAAAAAAATTGCCTTCAAAAACATTCCAGAGACAGAAGAACTACCTGTACCTCAAGTAATTGCTGTTTTAGGAAGTGGTTTGGTAGGTGCTTTGACTTATACTTTTTCCGACAGTTTTTGGTTCAACGCCGTTGAAGCTGAAGTTTATGCAATGGCAATGCTTTTTATGGCTGCGATGTTCTGGCTTGGAATCAAATGGACGGACAATCTTCACAAAGAACGAGGCGATAAATGGCTGATTTTAATCTCATTAGTAATAGGATTATCATTCGGCGTGCATTTTATGGCGTTGCTTACCATTCCAGCAATCGGGATGCTTTATTTCTTCAACAGTAATTACAAAAAGAATTTTAAAAACTTTGTGATTGCAAATGTGATTTCCATTGCAATTTTATTACTGATTTTCAAGCTAATACTTCCTTATACGCTGGCTTATTTCGGGAATTTGGAAGTCTTTTTCGTAAACTCGTTAGGTTTGCCTTTCAATTCGGGAACAATCGCAGCGGGGCTTTCAATTATCATTGCGTTTTTCTTTGTGCTTCGTTATGCCGCTAAAAAACAAAAGGTTTATTTACAAACAATTACGCTTTGTATAATGTTTGTTTTCATAGGATTTTCATCGTGGCTGATGATTCCTATTCGTGCCAATGCCGATGTAGTTATCAACGAAAATAGCCCTACCGATGCACGTTTGTTATTAGCTTATTATAAGTTAGAACAATACCCTGAAACTCACTTGTTTTACGGACCAATGTTTTCAGACAAATACGCAGGGCAAGATGAAGAAAATCCGTACAAAGATGACAAACCCAAATACGAAAGGGATTACGAAAACAACAAATACATCATTGTAAATCACTATAAAAACGCCAGAGTTTCGCCCAACTCAAAACACACAGGCTTGCTTCCGCGTATGTGGAGTGCACAGCACGCTGCGAATTATATGATGCTGACAGGTCTTCTTGATTTTTCAATCAAACCGGAATATTTCTCAAACAAAGAACTCCATCAGGCGGTTAATGAATTCAAAAAACAGGTAAACTTAGGAAGAGTTACACCTAATGAATATGAGCTATTCCTGAACAGATTTAGCAGTTATTTAGATGTTGAGAAGCCAAGTTTCTTCAAAAATATGCAATATATGTTCAGTTACCAAATGAGCTATATGTACTTGCGTTATTTTATGTGGAACTTCGTGGGAAGACAAGACGACATACAAGGAAAAGTGAATAATGACCACGGAAACTGGCTCAGTGGCATTAATTTCATCGATTCGATGCGATTAGGCTCGCAAGACAATCTTCCGTCAGATGTTTTGAACAACAAAGCACGAAATACGTATTTCTTTTTACCGCTGATTTTAGGTATTTTAGGTTTGGTATTTATGTCGCTAAAAAGTGAGCAAAAGACGTGGGTAGTGTTCGTGCTATTTATGTTCACAGGTTTAGCCTTGAAAGTATATCTCAACGAAAAACCGTTTGAACCACGAGAACGTGATTATGCTTTGGTTGGGTCATTTTTTGCCTTTGCGATATGGATTGGCTTTGGTGTGTATGCTCTTTTCGAGCTTCTTAGAAAAGCAACAAGCCAGAAATTATCTGCTCCAATTGCTGTTATCGTTTCCCTTTTGTGCGTTCCTACCCTGATGGCTTACCAGAATTGGGATGACCACGACCGCTCCGAAAAGTATTCGGCTCAGGCAATCGCACATTGTTATTTGGATTCTATTTCTGAAGATACAGGAGCTATGATTTTTACCATCGGGGATAATGACACGTTCTTACTTTGGTATGCTCAAGAAATTGAAGGCTACCGAACCGATGTACGAACCATCAACACAAGTTTGCTTCAAACCGATTGGTACATCGACCAAATGAAGCGAAAAGCCTATGAAAGCGAGCCAATTCCGTCGCAATTAAAGCATAGTCAGTACGCTTACGGAGTTCGTGATGCGGTTTATTTCATAGAAAGAACCAAAAACGTGTGGAATGTAAAAGACTTAATGAATTGGATTGCCAGCGATGACCCAAATACTAAAAACGTACTCGAAGACGGAAGAACAATTCATTACTATCCAACCAACAAAATTCGCATTCCAGTAAATAAAGAAAACGTTCTGAAAAGCGGTGTTGTAAAACCTGAAGACGCTCATTTAATCGTTGATTACATTGATATTAAGTTACCTAACGGCATTGATAAAGCCCGCTTGATGATGCTCGATATAATCGCCAACAACGATTGGAAACGCCCTATTTACTTCACAGGCGGAAGCTTTGACGACGAGGAATACATTTGGATGAAGGATTATTTGCAATTGGACGGATTGGTTTACAAATTAGTGCCTATCAAAACTCCTGTTAAGAAAAATTCTTCCGAAATGGGACGCATTGACAGCGATTTAATGTATGACATCGTGACAAAATGGAAATGGGGCAATATGGGAGATTCAAATATCTATCACGATGTTGAAACTCGCAGAAGTTCAATTTCTTTCCGTATAAATTTAGCTCGCTTGCTTGAAAAGTTAATTGAGGAAAAGAAAATTGACAAAGCTAAAAACATCATCAATTTGGCTATGAAAAATATGCCGATGGAACATTATGGTTATTACACATTCCTTTCTCCTTTCATTCAAGGCTATTATCAGGTAGGTGAGGCTGAAAAAGGGCGTGAGTTGGCTAAAAAAGTGATGAAAAAGTACGAAGAAGAGTTGAATTACTACACGCAACTTCCTGCAAATGAAATCTATCAACAATACGAAAATATTGACACTACGATACGATATTATATGGGATTACTCGTTGAAATAGAAGAATTTGACAAGAAGTTATACGACGAGAAATATCAATTACTCAAAAAACTAATTTCTCCTTTCCTAAGTGAAGAAGACTTTGAAGAGTACGAAGCTATTGAAAATGACTCGCTAACGAAGCCCGATACTGTAAAAGATTCTCTGGATTCAATAACAAATTAAGAACACAAAAAATCGGATAGTTAAACGTTTAACTATCCGATTTTCACATTAATATTTTATTTTAATATTCGTTCAAGAGCCATTCCTCTTGAGCCTTTAATGAGAATAAAACTATCCGAAAAATCTTTCAGAGAAAAGGCTTTTTGAAAGTCTTCAAAGCTCCTAAACTTAGGATATTTGGTCTCTGTTTTATAAAAATTTTCTCCTACGAAAAATACTTTTTCCCACACATTTTCTTCAACCAAATTCACAACATTTTGATGCTCTTGAGCCGCGTAATCACCAAGCTCAAACATATCGCCAAGCACAAGAACTTTCTTTTCAAACCCCTCTAATTCAGCTACATTCCTGATAGCTTCCGACATACTGCTGGGATTCGCGTTGTAGGCGTCCAACAAAATTGTGTTCGTTTCTTGATTGAGAATTTGACTACGATTATTGGCAGGAATATATTTTTCTATCCCTCGTTTAATCGCTCCTGATGATATTTTAAAAAACTTTGCAAAGGCAATCGCCGCAGCAATATTTGAAAAGTTGTATTTCCCTACCAAATGAGATTTCAAGTATATTTTTTCATCAGAAAAACCTTCAATTTCAGGAACTTCCGTTACTCCTTCGGAAGTTTTCAGTTCTTCCCTAACAGAAGTTTCTTTAAAACAAACTTCAACCGGATTGGTTGCCAAACACTCAACAAAAACATTAGCTCCCTTCTGATTTCCAAAAGAATACACATTTTGATAATCTCTCAACAATTTCTTTTGAAGTTCATCATTATTGTTGAAAATGATAGTTTTATTATTCTTTTTTAGATAATCGTACAGTTCTCCTTTTGTTTTTACAACACCTTCAAAACTGCCAAATCCCTCTAAATGAGCCTTTCCGATACTTGTAATGTAGCCATAATCAGGCTCGGCAATTGAACATAAAAACTCTATTTCCTTAGGGTGGTTTGCTCCCATTTCAACAATTGCGATTTCTGTTTCCTGCGTGATTGAAAGAAGTGTCAAAGGCACTCCGATATGATTATTCAAGTTCCCTTGTGTCGCCACCACGTTAAATGCTTCCGACAAAACCGACTTTATAAGCTCTTTGGTTGTTGTTTTTCCGTTACTCCCTGTAATTCCTATGATAGGAGTTTTGAGCTTTCTGCGGTGATAATTTGCTAAGTTTTGCAAAGTAGCAAGCACATTTTCCACCAAAATTGTTTTTTCGGATAATTTTATATTAGGATTATCT
Proteins encoded in this region:
- a CDS encoding glycosyltransferase family 117 protein — encoded protein: MLTNKDFKKYDLIVGWVTFFIALVTYGLTVEPTVSFWDCGEYISTAAKLEVGHPPGAPFFQMMGAFFAFFAPEAEKVALFVNYMSVFSSAFTILFLYFIITNLTKKIAFKNIPETEELPVPQVIAVLGSGLVGALTYTFSDSFWFNAVEAEVYAMAMLFMAAMFWLGIKWTDNLHKERGDKWLILISLVIGLSFGVHFMALLTIPAIGMLYFFNSNYKKNFKNFVIANVISIAILLLIFKLILPYTLAYFGNLEVFFVNSLGLPFNSGTIAAGLSIIIAFFFVLRYAAKKQKVYLQTITLCIMFVFIGFSSWLMIPIRANADVVINENSPTDARLLLAYYKLEQYPETHLFYGPMFSDKYAGQDEENPYKDDKPKYERDYENNKYIIVNHYKNARVSPNSKHTGLLPRMWSAQHAANYMMLTGLLDFSIKPEYFSNKELHQAVNEFKKQVNLGRVTPNEYELFLNRFSSYLDVEKPSFFKNMQYMFSYQMSYMYLRYFMWNFVGRQDDIQGKVNNDHGNWLSGINFIDSMRLGSQDNLPSDVLNNKARNTYFFLPLILGILGLVFMSLKSEQKTWVVFVLFMFTGLALKVYLNEKPFEPRERDYALVGSFFAFAIWIGFGVYALFELLRKATSQKLSAPIAVIVSLLCVPTLMAYQNWDDHDRSEKYSAQAIAHCYLDSISEDTGAMIFTIGDNDTFLLWYAQEIEGYRTDVRTINTSLLQTDWYIDQMKRKAYESEPIPSQLKHSQYAYGVRDAVYFIERTKNVWNVKDLMNWIASDDPNTKNVLEDGRTIHYYPTNKIRIPVNKENVLKSGVVKPEDAHLIVDYIDIKLPNGIDKARLMMLDIIANNDWKRPIYFTGGSFDDEEYIWMKDYLQLDGLVYKLVPIKTPVKKNSSEMGRIDSDLMYDIVTKWKWGNMGDSNIYHDVETRRSSISFRINLARLLEKLIEEKKIDKAKNIINLAMKNMPMEHYGYYTFLSPFIQGYYQVGEAEKGRELAKKVMKKYEEELNYYTQLPANEIYQQYENIDTTIRYYMGLLVEIEEFDKKLYDEKYQLLKKLISPFLSEEDFEEYEAIENDSLTKPDTVKDSLDSITN
- a CDS encoding antA/AntB antirepressor family protein; the encoded protein is MTELITITEQNGQRAVNARELHQFLEVGRDFSNWIKDRIEDYGFVENQDFVVFAKSGENSNGGRPLKEYAISIDMAKELSMVERNEKGKLARLYFIEMEKKAKEPQPKLLPSGKRNQQQIELIELIRANLLRGDVVAGKLLQCFKVGF
- a CDS encoding UDP-N-acetylmuramoyl-tripeptide--D-alanyl-D-alanine ligase codes for the protein MEDLYRKFLASSGVCTDSRNVANNCIYFALRGDSFDGNLFAEEALEKGALFAVVDNPNIKLSEKTILVENVLATLQNLANYHRRKLKTPIIGITGSNGKTTTKELIKSVLSEAFNVVATQGNLNNHIGVPLTLLSITQETEIAIVEMGANHPKEIEFLCSIAEPDYGYITSIGKAHLEGFGSFEGVVKTKGELYDYLKKNNKTIIFNNNDELQKKLLRDYQNVYSFGNQKGANVFVECLATNPVEVCFKETSVREELKTSEGVTEVPEIEGFSDEKIYLKSHLVGKYNFSNIAAAIAFAKFFKISSGAIKRGIEKYIPANNRSQILNQETNTILLDAYNANPSSMSEAIRNVAELEGFEKKVLVLGDMFELGDYAAQEHQNVVNLVEENVWEKVFFVGENFYKTETKYPKFRSFEDFQKAFSLKDFSDSFILIKGSRGMALERILK
- a CDS encoding DNA adenine methylase, with the protein product MVNKTIVSREAYKSALVIYHSPFLFSPVKRAWAFWYATNAGFSNQIVNCRFDRTGKNERGLINKVLQFSEDYTERLKHVQIENNDACAVISSHDSEKTFIYCDPPYVGANQGHYGGYTQEYFNDLLNALSKAKGKFLLSSYQNNELLKCVKEFGWCQKEITLHLGSSKTAGKKRIEVLTANYEL
- a CDS encoding S24 family peptidase, with protein sequence MSSINFRINELVSHFSNGNNSDFAKKVGVNEANVRNYISGTEPKFGFLEKITNAFEINYEWLLTGKGEMLKSEQNLPVATYTESLNEGIPLIPLDAMAGIGSGEVSVLELDCERYVIPMFRGADYLIPVKGSSMIPKYNSGDVVACKKLSLQDIFFQWNKVYVLDTEQGALIKRVCKGSDNEHITLVSDNEKYEPFELHKSQIYAIALVVGVVRLE